Proteins co-encoded in one Luteolibacter sp. Y139 genomic window:
- the ybeY gene encoding rRNA maturation RNase YbeY — protein MCPELIVGNNQVRTEIPEAWLTALEKGGALAAKEILASHLATNDAPLPEHECVEVALVDDETSARVHEQFMGIEGETDVITFHHGEIVIGVEVAFRQAAENGEPPLRELFRYIVHGLLHLAGHEDEDAGDRQRMEAAQEPLVARLWPVVGEA, from the coding sequence ATGTGCCCGGAACTCATTGTCGGTAACAATCAAGTGCGCACCGAGATCCCGGAGGCGTGGCTAACCGCCCTGGAAAAGGGTGGAGCGCTGGCCGCGAAGGAGATCCTGGCGAGTCATCTGGCCACGAACGATGCGCCCTTGCCGGAGCATGAGTGTGTGGAAGTCGCGCTGGTGGACGACGAGACCAGCGCACGGGTCCATGAGCAATTCATGGGCATTGAGGGCGAGACCGACGTGATCACCTTTCATCACGGCGAGATCGTGATCGGGGTGGAGGTTGCTTTCCGTCAGGCGGCGGAGAACGGCGAGCCGCCCTTGCGCGAGCTGTTCCGTTACATCGTTCACGGCCTGCTGCACCTGGCCGGGCATGAGGACGAGGATGCTGGTGATCGTCAGCGGATGGAGGCGGCGCAAGAGCCGTTGGTGGCGAGGCTGTGGCCAGTGGTGGGGGAGGCGTGA
- a CDS encoding S1C family serine protease, protein MAPAHAEAGWSAVFPTPAGDVTSVAFAVGDGRHVMSVAVSGTSPEGGRLFSDERLLPAEVILDPVSRLVVFRLSGPPGRALPLLADAPLPAGATVKAATGVEGKSGGWVKNVSGKILPLSLLKMEYSARVPRPGTPLLDSNGNVVAVAYQPTGAQSGYAIPAEVVKRVLEDVQRGGHVSRGWIGLNLRPDAKAPQVTRVHEGSPSALAGVKTGDVLLQVGQRNLGEYADAVNAFFFLRPGVATPVKLKRGDQEVVISVTPIEHRAD, encoded by the coding sequence GTGGCGCCAGCCCATGCTGAGGCGGGTTGGTCGGCGGTTTTCCCGACGCCTGCCGGTGATGTGACGTCGGTAGCCTTCGCGGTGGGAGATGGCCGTCACGTGATGAGCGTTGCGGTATCGGGCACGAGTCCCGAGGGCGGGCGACTGTTCTCGGACGAGCGCCTGCTACCGGCTGAAGTCATTCTGGACCCGGTCTCCCGGCTGGTGGTCTTCCGGCTCAGTGGTCCTCCGGGCCGCGCCTTGCCGTTGCTGGCGGATGCGCCCTTGCCTGCGGGTGCCACTGTCAAAGCGGCGACCGGCGTCGAGGGGAAATCGGGTGGCTGGGTGAAGAATGTCTCAGGCAAGATCCTGCCGCTCTCGTTGCTGAAGATGGAGTATTCGGCCCGGGTGCCCAGGCCGGGCACGCCGCTGCTGGATTCCAACGGCAACGTGGTCGCCGTGGCTTATCAGCCGACGGGTGCCCAAAGTGGCTACGCGATTCCCGCGGAAGTGGTGAAGCGGGTGTTGGAGGATGTGCAGCGCGGCGGTCACGTGAGCCGCGGCTGGATCGGGCTCAACCTGCGTCCGGATGCCAAGGCACCGCAGGTGACCCGGGTGCATGAAGGTTCTCCATCGGCCTTGGCAGGGGTGAAGACGGGCGATGTGTTGCTTCAAGTGGGCCAACGGAATCTGGGAGAGTATGCCGACGCGGTGAATGCCTTCTTTTTCCTTCGTCCGGGAGTGGCCACGCCGGTGAAGCTGAAGCGGGGCGATCAGGAAGTGGTGATCTCGGTCACGCCGATCGAGCATCGGGCCGATTGA
- a CDS encoding M28 family metallopeptidase: MKRAPLPLLLPVLVGGATALLCCGKPKAPEAPAHLTFQTIPEKLAADFSGDNAFKHVKAIVDLGPRPPASEGYEKTLQYLEKDFAANGWTTARQKFTRSTPQGPVEFTNLLARHKTGEADWTKSTPVVISGHLDSKRMEAFQFVGANDGGSSTGVILELARVLGTDPASAAKVEFVLFDGEEALLHTISPTDGLYGSKYYARELTKRHNQPAFGIVLDLVGDDDRDFFFNPETPEKFAIAVEAAAKDSGLTKLRRPQGAILDDHVPLQEVGLPCLHIIGDFMNMPYWHQQGDTMENIDADALKKTGRTTLRFLSSVAP; encoded by the coding sequence GTGAAACGCGCTCCGCTGCCTCTCCTGCTGCCCGTCCTCGTCGGAGGAGCCACCGCCCTGCTCTGCTGTGGCAAGCCGAAGGCACCCGAGGCACCGGCGCACCTGACCTTCCAAACCATCCCGGAGAAACTCGCCGCGGACTTCTCCGGCGACAATGCCTTCAAGCACGTCAAGGCCATCGTCGATCTCGGTCCCCGTCCTCCGGCCAGCGAAGGCTACGAGAAGACGCTGCAGTATCTCGAAAAGGACTTCGCGGCAAACGGCTGGACCACCGCGCGGCAGAAGTTCACCCGCAGCACACCGCAAGGACCGGTCGAGTTCACGAACCTGCTCGCCCGCCACAAGACCGGTGAAGCCGACTGGACGAAATCGACACCGGTCGTCATCAGCGGCCATCTTGATAGCAAGCGGATGGAGGCTTTCCAATTCGTCGGCGCCAATGATGGAGGTTCCTCCACCGGCGTGATCTTGGAACTCGCCCGCGTCCTCGGCACCGATCCCGCGTCAGCCGCCAAGGTCGAGTTCGTGCTCTTCGATGGCGAGGAAGCGCTGCTGCACACCATCTCGCCCACCGATGGCCTCTATGGCAGCAAGTACTACGCCCGCGAACTGACCAAGCGTCACAACCAGCCCGCCTTCGGCATCGTGCTCGATCTCGTCGGCGATGATGATCGCGACTTCTTCTTCAACCCCGAGACGCCGGAGAAATTCGCCATCGCCGTGGAAGCCGCCGCCAAGGACTCCGGCCTCACCAAGCTCCGCCGCCCGCAAGGCGCCATCCTCGACGACCACGTCCCCCTTCAAGAAGTCGGCCTGCCTTGCCTCCACATCATCGGCGACTTCATGAACATGCCCTACTGGCACCAGCAGGGCGACACCATGGAGAACATCGACGCCGACGCCCTGAAAAAAACCGGCCGGACGACGCTGCGGTTTCTCTCTTCCGTAGCTCCCTAG
- a CDS encoding ParB/RepB/Spo0J family partition protein codes for MSKPALGKGLGALIRKQPGAPSQEASAGVDGHGRAKEVPIDKVVPSPLQPRTTFIETPLDELVESIRQHGIIQPLIVRPVNGTYELIAGERRWRASKKLGLATVPVIEREASDRDVLEMALIENLQREDLNAIEEAAGYVRLAKEFAMKQDEIAARVGKSRASVANAMRLLDLHPDVQLLVGQGRLSVGHGKAILSIKDKDAQLLASDQILKKGLNVRAAEKLAQGFDPAGGSDEGKPKGAASTPAAPDAHMRALQNKLRDRFATHVVIHHSAKKGKIELEYYGDDDLQRLLDLLGVEDL; via the coding sequence ATGTCGAAACCGGCTCTCGGAAAAGGCCTCGGTGCCCTGATTCGCAAACAACCCGGCGCTCCTTCCCAGGAAGCATCCGCCGGTGTCGATGGTCACGGTCGCGCCAAGGAAGTGCCGATCGACAAGGTCGTACCAAGTCCGCTCCAGCCGCGCACGACCTTCATCGAGACTCCGCTCGACGAACTCGTCGAATCGATCCGCCAGCACGGCATCATCCAGCCGCTCATCGTCCGCCCGGTCAATGGCACCTACGAGCTCATCGCCGGTGAACGCCGCTGGCGCGCTTCGAAGAAGCTCGGCCTCGCCACCGTCCCGGTCATCGAGCGCGAAGCATCCGACCGCGACGTGTTGGAAATGGCGCTCATCGAGAACCTCCAGCGCGAGGACCTCAATGCGATCGAAGAAGCCGCCGGCTACGTCCGCCTCGCCAAGGAGTTCGCCATGAAGCAGGACGAGATCGCCGCCCGCGTCGGCAAGTCCCGCGCCAGCGTCGCCAATGCGATGCGCCTGCTCGACCTTCATCCGGACGTGCAGCTTCTCGTCGGCCAGGGCCGCCTCAGCGTCGGCCACGGCAAGGCCATCCTTTCCATCAAGGACAAGGACGCCCAGCTCCTCGCCTCGGACCAGATTCTCAAGAAGGGCCTCAACGTCCGCGCCGCGGAAAAGCTCGCCCAGGGCTTCGATCCCGCCGGTGGCAGCGACGAAGGCAAGCCGAAGGGAGCCGCCTCCACACCGGCCGCACCCGATGCCCACATGCGCGCGCTTCAGAACAAGCTGCGCGACCGCTTCGCCACCCACGTGGTCATTCATCACAGCGCGAAGAAGGGGAAGATCGAGCTCGAATACTACGGCGACGACGACCTGCAGCGCCTGCTGGATCTCCTCGGCGTGGAGGATCTTTGA
- a CDS encoding SET domain-containing protein — MGKKSKKLQEEATLFRKLRALWGRGQSQSCEVRNSAIHGRGVYATRDIPAGEKIIEYVGELIDKEESERRAWAQHAKAQATGDAAVYIFTLTNTLDIDGDVPWNTARLINHSCDPNCEAWIDGKRIFIHALRRVEEGEELTFDYAFDVSCYEDHPCLCGRKGCVGYIVSREQWPQLKEILAAKKG, encoded by the coding sequence ATGGGCAAGAAATCGAAGAAGCTCCAGGAGGAAGCCACATTGTTCAGGAAGCTCAGGGCCCTCTGGGGTCGCGGGCAAAGCCAGTCGTGTGAAGTACGGAACTCCGCGATCCACGGTCGTGGTGTCTATGCGACCCGCGACATCCCTGCCGGGGAAAAGATCATCGAGTATGTCGGTGAGCTGATCGACAAGGAGGAGAGCGAGCGCCGCGCGTGGGCACAGCACGCGAAGGCCCAGGCCACGGGCGACGCAGCGGTGTATATCTTCACGCTGACCAATACCTTGGACATCGATGGCGACGTGCCGTGGAATACGGCCCGTCTCATCAATCACTCCTGCGATCCGAATTGCGAGGCTTGGATCGATGGCAAGCGGATCTTCATCCACGCACTGCGCCGCGTCGAGGAAGGCGAGGAGCTGACGTTCGACTACGCATTCGATGTTTCCTGCTACGAGGATCATCCTTGTCTCTGCGGCCGCAAAGGCTGCGTCGGCTACATCGTGAGCCGGGAGCAGTGGCCGCAGTTGAAGGAGATCCTCGCCGCGAAGAAGGGCTGA
- a CDS encoding sigma-70 family RNA polymerase sigma factor — protein MPDDSLQPDPDDDLVARARNGDTRAFDALILKYGEKLYGLVYNMTSHKEDTHDLLQDIFAKAYHSLPRFRGQSSFYTWIYQIAVNMTLNFLKKRKRRSGMSLNDLDASFQDDPALVDASHLANPEKQSKLHELQKRLNEAMLSLSEAHRTVVTMFDIQGIPHAEIARILKVSEGTVRSRLHYAHLHLQSKLQDYWE, from the coding sequence ATGCCGGATGACTCCCTTCAGCCGGATCCGGACGATGACCTCGTGGCGCGCGCCCGCAATGGCGACACCCGCGCGTTCGACGCCCTGATCCTCAAGTATGGCGAAAAGCTGTACGGGCTAGTTTACAACATGACGTCCCACAAGGAGGACACCCACGACCTGTTGCAGGACATCTTCGCGAAGGCCTATCACTCGCTGCCGCGCTTCCGCGGTCAATCCAGCTTCTACACGTGGATCTATCAGATCGCGGTGAACATGACGCTGAACTTCCTGAAGAAGCGCAAGCGCCGGAGCGGCATGAGTCTGAATGACCTGGATGCCTCCTTCCAGGATGATCCCGCTCTCGTCGATGCCAGCCACCTGGCCAATCCGGAGAAGCAGAGCAAGCTTCACGAGCTTCAGAAAAGATTGAACGAAGCCATGCTGAGCCTGTCAGAAGCGCATAGAACAGTGGTCACCATGTTCGACATCCAGGGCATACCACATGCCGAGATCGCGCGCATCCTGAAGGTTTCGGAGGGAACGGTTAGATCACGGCTGCACTATGCCCACCTTCACTTGCAGTCAAAGCTGCAAGATTACTGGGAGTGA
- the cysE gene encoding serine O-acetyltransferase has product MEAKQHREEKGESAKAVRLCQSKDSDASGIWKWVREEAERVAGEEPELRPLLQNVVLSQPCLGASLGVRLARKLAREDMTKEELTPLLTGILRGEDHLVDSAARDLRAIVERDPACPSPLEPLLFFKGFMAISTYRVSHHLWNHGRRELALYFQSLASEVFAVDIHPAARIGCGILLDHATSFVVGETAIIEDNVSILHEVTLGGTGKESGDRHPIIRSGVLLGAGAKILGRVEIGEGAKVGAGSVVLNDVAPHSTVAGVPAVVVGVSKEDAPALEMDQRLGCRGR; this is encoded by the coding sequence ATGGAGGCAAAGCAGCACAGGGAGGAGAAGGGCGAAAGCGCGAAGGCTGTTCGACTCTGTCAGTCGAAGGATTCCGATGCCTCCGGCATCTGGAAATGGGTCCGCGAGGAAGCCGAGCGAGTCGCCGGTGAAGAGCCGGAACTCCGGCCTTTGCTACAGAACGTGGTGCTGAGCCAACCGTGCCTCGGGGCCTCGCTCGGGGTACGACTCGCCCGAAAGCTGGCGCGTGAGGATATGACCAAGGAGGAGCTCACGCCTCTCCTGACTGGAATTCTGCGCGGTGAGGATCATCTGGTGGACAGTGCCGCCCGGGACCTGCGCGCGATTGTCGAGCGGGATCCGGCGTGCCCCTCGCCGCTGGAGCCGTTGCTTTTCTTCAAGGGCTTCATGGCCATTTCGACCTACCGGGTCTCCCATCACTTGTGGAACCATGGGCGCAGGGAGCTGGCCTTGTATTTCCAGAGCCTGGCCAGTGAGGTCTTCGCCGTGGACATCCATCCGGCGGCGCGGATCGGCTGCGGCATCCTGCTGGACCACGCCACCAGCTTCGTGGTGGGAGAGACCGCGATCATCGAGGACAATGTCTCCATTCTTCATGAGGTGACGCTGGGCGGCACCGGCAAGGAATCCGGCGACCGCCATCCGATCATACGCTCCGGAGTTCTGCTCGGCGCTGGGGCGAAGATCCTGGGACGAGTGGAGATCGGCGAGGGCGCCAAGGTCGGAGCTGGCAGTGTGGTGCTCAATGACGTGGCGCCGCATTCCACCGTCGCCGGAGTGCCCGCTGTGGTGGTGGGCGTCAGCAAGGAAGACGCGCCGGCCCTCGAAATGGACCAGCGCCTCGGCTGCCGGGGGCGATAA
- a CDS encoding DUF4407 domain-containing protein, producing MNRSNPFKRLFFWLSGAGTETLEQCPNWEQRKYVAFGATVLVPCAFAFIACSYALSTLTTDPRVIYPVAGVWAFIIMTIDRALLAGYRPFLSWWRKLSQFSLRLLVAILMGLTIAHPLVLLLFRDTIQTVVEEKRSSEISQERAKFTIGKDKVRETMDGLEKKIAALQEERKLSYSAKFILQEKTDAASAIPGLTAEQQTELKAATEEATKPFRDRLDIVNKQSDELSPQYAKLQEELGFWQAEFERELNGQRSGMRGEGPRARSIRADQLEPRRTEAQRIGALLEHASTEKAKLQTQVREAEKGAIATFETRLAEIAAANKAEANRVAALKQRVEEDQASSFTEQQNAVRSALDQQIETRNLEFKAAQAELAAISTEEQKRIADIQAEPRKDILTQTLALHGLFKAGSEGGQFALATYIVLTLLFMLVDTIPLIVKFFTKPGPYDTLLDRDEIAYDSEHRAFRQSNQRYMEKLAAGNLIAVTRNKRLENALIDGVEHSRAAQEFLDSLIEMEKSFAAKIKLEQDEAFHAGPEKIAALEAIKKRFYEDMQHRMEVFFAGQHA from the coding sequence ATGAACCGGTCCAATCCTTTCAAGCGCCTCTTTTTCTGGCTGTCCGGCGCTGGCACGGAGACTCTCGAACAGTGCCCGAATTGGGAGCAGCGGAAGTATGTGGCATTCGGGGCGACGGTTTTGGTGCCGTGCGCGTTTGCTTTCATTGCCTGCTCTTATGCGCTTTCGACGCTGACCACTGATCCGCGGGTGATTTATCCGGTGGCGGGGGTGTGGGCGTTTATCATCATGACGATCGACCGGGCGCTGCTAGCGGGCTACCGGCCGTTCCTTTCGTGGTGGCGGAAGTTGTCGCAGTTCTCGCTGCGGTTGCTGGTGGCGATTTTGATGGGGCTGACGATTGCGCACCCGCTGGTGCTGCTGCTGTTCCGGGATACGATCCAGACGGTGGTGGAGGAGAAGCGCTCCTCGGAAATCAGCCAGGAGCGGGCGAAGTTTACCATCGGCAAGGACAAGGTCCGCGAGACGATGGACGGGCTTGAGAAGAAGATCGCGGCGCTGCAAGAGGAGCGGAAGCTGAGCTACAGTGCGAAGTTCATCCTTCAGGAGAAGACGGATGCCGCCTCGGCGATTCCCGGACTGACGGCGGAGCAGCAGACGGAGCTGAAGGCGGCGACGGAGGAGGCGACGAAGCCCTTCCGCGACCGGCTGGATATCGTGAACAAGCAGTCCGACGAGCTTTCGCCGCAGTATGCGAAGCTGCAGGAGGAGTTGGGATTCTGGCAGGCGGAATTCGAGCGGGAGTTGAATGGCCAGCGCTCGGGGATGCGTGGGGAAGGACCGCGGGCGCGGTCGATCCGGGCGGACCAACTGGAGCCGCGCCGCACGGAGGCGCAGCGGATTGGTGCGTTGCTGGAGCATGCGTCGACGGAGAAGGCGAAGCTGCAGACGCAGGTGCGGGAGGCGGAGAAGGGGGCGATTGCGACCTTCGAGACGCGGCTTGCCGAGATTGCTGCGGCTAACAAGGCGGAGGCAAACCGGGTGGCGGCGCTCAAGCAACGGGTGGAGGAGGATCAGGCCTCCTCGTTCACGGAACAGCAGAACGCGGTGCGCTCGGCACTCGACCAGCAGATCGAGACGCGCAACCTGGAGTTCAAGGCGGCGCAGGCGGAACTCGCTGCGATTTCGACGGAAGAGCAGAAGCGCATTGCCGATATCCAGGCTGAGCCGCGGAAGGATATCCTGACCCAGACGCTGGCGCTGCATGGACTTTTCAAGGCGGGGAGCGAGGGCGGGCAGTTCGCGCTGGCCACCTACATCGTGCTGACCTTGCTATTCATGCTGGTGGACACGATTCCGCTGATCGTGAAGTTCTTCACCAAGCCGGGTCCGTACGACACGCTGCTGGACCGCGACGAGATCGCCTATGACTCGGAGCACCGAGCCTTCCGCCAAAGCAACCAGCGCTACATGGAGAAGCTCGCCGCCGGCAATTTGATCGCGGTGACGCGCAACAAGCGGCTGGAGAACGCGCTCATCGATGGGGTGGAGCACAGCCGTGCGGCCCAGGAGTTTCTCGATTCATTGATCGAGATGGAGAAATCCTTCGCGGCGAAGATCAAGCTGGAGCAGGACGAGGCATTCCATGCCGGTCCCGAAAAGATCGCGGCCCTGGAAGCGATCAAGAAGCGCTTCTACGAGGACATGCAGCACCGGATGGAAGTCTTCTTCGCCGGCCAGCACGCGTGA
- a CDS encoding RrF2 family transcriptional regulator: MRISQKLDYACRAMAQLAKRHDGRTITRLDELAQREAVSANFLVQILNDLRRAGLVESRRGKSGGYLLARKPDTILLREIVEAVEPSLLSFSTHTEGESGVAVRKAWEKVAHDLKEHLERISLVQLAERSEAPMFYI, from the coding sequence ATGCGCATTTCCCAAAAGCTCGACTATGCGTGCCGCGCGATGGCCCAATTGGCCAAGCGTCACGACGGGCGAACGATTACACGGCTCGACGAGCTGGCGCAACGGGAAGCCGTGTCCGCCAACTTTCTTGTCCAAATCCTCAACGACCTGCGGCGGGCGGGATTGGTGGAAAGTCGACGCGGCAAGAGCGGCGGCTACCTGCTCGCGCGCAAACCGGACACCATCCTGCTCCGGGAAATCGTGGAAGCCGTGGAGCCCTCACTCCTGTCGTTTTCGACTCACACCGAGGGAGAAAGCGGCGTGGCAGTCCGCAAGGCGTGGGAAAAAGTCGCCCACGACCTGAAGGAACACTTGGAGCGGATCAGTCTGGTGCAGCTCGCAGAACGCTCCGAAGCCCCGATGTTTTATATCTGA
- a CDS encoding HD family phosphohydrolase: MALTLDRSPWVRLALYLIFIVGIAVIVLRAATDSNFADDPLRGAMFGLVIAATAVVILDANHEAAGGRNGRVILLLGGLAGHIMLVRGISMMVDAQAFPGQMKFLLIPFALTPMIHAVLLGRGIGTYSTIYSTLLGSLVMPKQDVLLYMAVSLVCGLVAVQASYRVRKRVQLLRAGVYAGVASLLLCIMFSRIDLMPGMDDQLEGLKIAGWSSLAAMGMGILIALLVSGLLPVLEGAFALTTDISWLELSDLNHKLLRRLQLEAPGTFHHSLVVASLAEAAAESVGANAAMCRVCAYYHDIGKLNKPEYFIENQAEGMENPHNALTPTMSALIIIAHVKDGVDLAVKHKLNPRVIDIIQEHHGDSLVTYFHRRAQEQKKTELEKVEKGLENPEDLPKIDEKNFRYPGPRPRTRESGIVSLADIVESASRSLKKPTPAKIRTMVEDLVNGRVCDGQLDDCALSMRDLAKVKDSFCATLRSMLHTRIDYPKEDDRSTLGRKSDLEKRQGNGSKTQQIKPVPTPAPSDQPQQRAAS; encoded by the coding sequence GTGGCCTTGACCCTCGACCGTAGTCCGTGGGTGCGGTTGGCGCTTTATTTGATCTTCATCGTCGGCATCGCGGTGATCGTGCTGCGGGCGGCGACCGATTCGAACTTCGCTGATGATCCGCTGCGTGGCGCGATGTTCGGGCTGGTGATCGCCGCGACGGCTGTGGTCATCCTCGATGCGAACCACGAGGCCGCTGGCGGGCGGAATGGCCGGGTGATCCTGCTGCTCGGCGGTTTGGCCGGCCACATCATGCTAGTCCGCGGGATCTCCATGATGGTGGATGCGCAGGCTTTCCCCGGGCAGATGAAATTCCTGCTCATCCCCTTCGCACTGACGCCGATGATCCATGCGGTGCTGCTCGGGCGGGGAATCGGGACTTATTCGACGATCTACTCGACGCTGCTGGGTTCGCTGGTGATGCCGAAGCAGGATGTGCTGCTGTACATGGCCGTCAGCCTCGTCTGCGGGCTGGTGGCGGTGCAGGCGTCCTACCGGGTGAGGAAGCGGGTGCAGCTCCTGCGGGCTGGCGTCTATGCCGGCGTCGCTTCGCTGCTGCTCTGCATCATGTTCAGCCGGATCGACCTGATGCCGGGGATGGACGACCAGCTCGAAGGCCTGAAGATCGCCGGCTGGAGTTCGCTCGCCGCGATGGGCATGGGCATCCTGATCGCGCTGCTGGTGAGCGGCCTGCTGCCGGTGCTGGAAGGTGCGTTCGCGCTCACCACCGATATTTCCTGGCTGGAGCTGAGCGACCTGAATCACAAGCTGCTCCGCCGCCTTCAGCTCGAGGCTCCGGGGACGTTCCATCACAGCCTCGTTGTCGCTTCGCTCGCGGAAGCCGCGGCCGAGTCGGTGGGGGCGAATGCCGCGATGTGTCGTGTCTGCGCCTACTACCACGACATCGGCAAGCTCAACAAACCGGAGTACTTCATCGAGAACCAGGCCGAGGGGATGGAGAATCCCCACAACGCGCTGACGCCGACGATGAGCGCGCTGATCATCATTGCCCACGTGAAGGACGGCGTGGACCTCGCGGTGAAGCACAAGCTCAACCCGCGGGTGATCGACATCATCCAGGAGCATCACGGGGATTCGCTGGTGACGTATTTCCACCGCCGCGCGCAGGAGCAGAAGAAGACGGAGCTGGAGAAGGTCGAGAAGGGTTTGGAGAACCCGGAGGACCTGCCGAAGATCGACGAGAAGAATTTCCGCTATCCCGGCCCGCGTCCGCGCACGCGCGAGAGCGGCATCGTTTCGCTGGCGGACATCGTTGAAAGTGCATCCCGCTCGCTGAAAAAGCCGACGCCCGCGAAGATCCGCACGATGGTCGAGGACCTCGTCAACGGCCGCGTTTGCGATGGCCAGCTTGATGATTGCGCGCTCTCGATGCGCGATCTTGCCAAGGTGAAGGACAGCTTTTGCGCCACGCTGCGGAGCATGCTTCACACCCGGATCGACTATCCGAAGGAGGACGACCGTAGTACCCTGGGCCGCAAGTCCGATCTGGAAAAGCGGCAGGGGAATGGCTCGAAGACCCAGCAGATCAAGCCGGTGCCGACCCCTGCACCGAGCGACCAGCCGCAACAACGTGCCGCATCCTGA
- a CDS encoding GNAT family N-acetyltransferase, translating to MEFTVRRLAGEQVLPYLPDAARLRISVFREFPYLYEGDEESERDYLQGYAACPRSVFVLAEVEGKVVGVSTGLPLLDADESFRAPFEKAGINPAPWFYFGESVLDPVWRGKGIGHAFFDHREQHAMVLGFSKFCFCAVVRPEDHPLKPPGYRSNDAFWARRGYVIRPELSCHFAWPQVDSAGEEVGNELVFRTRELPVQI from the coding sequence ATGGAATTCACGGTCCGTCGCCTCGCGGGCGAGCAGGTGTTGCCTTATTTGCCGGATGCGGCGCGGCTTAGGATTTCGGTGTTCCGGGAATTTCCGTACCTCTACGAGGGCGATGAAGAGAGCGAGCGGGACTATCTTCAGGGCTACGCCGCCTGTCCGCGCAGTGTCTTCGTGTTGGCGGAGGTGGAAGGGAAGGTGGTCGGGGTTTCGACGGGATTGCCTTTGTTAGATGCGGATGAGTCGTTCCGCGCGCCGTTTGAGAAGGCCGGGATTAACCCGGCCCCGTGGTTTTATTTTGGAGAGTCGGTCCTTGATCCCGTGTGGCGAGGAAAGGGGATCGGGCACGCGTTCTTTGATCACCGTGAGCAGCACGCGATGGTGCTGGGTTTTTCCAAGTTCTGCTTCTGCGCGGTGGTGCGGCCGGAGGATCATCCGCTGAAGCCGCCCGGCTACCGCTCGAATGATGCCTTCTGGGCCAGGCGCGGCTACGTCATCCGCCCCGAGCTGAGCTGCCACTTCGCGTGGCCGCAGGTCGATTCGGCGGGAGAGGAGGTCGGAAACGAACTCGTTTTCCGGACCCGGGAACTGCCGGTTCAGATATAA
- a CDS encoding DUF6268 family outer membrane beta-barrel protein, whose product MNVRRHLLALPFLTAAAFAGELAHTPVASAPSSGFDLSKLINAAEVKYVGSFDMDFENSVGAVDAQAFQASAFLSQPIHFAGDWQFIPQFSYEAMLLSTSGPIPSIILRDEDLHEIEFSLYFVHMNDTSPWIYGAWLNPSLASDFQGISGHDFFFDAAGAVGYKVNDHLVIGGGAGALNISGDTTFFAGPGFAWEPNDRTLVALYGPNFKATYDVTPKWRVGFEVRPNGGIWNIDTALGDANIDYSNFRAGLTSSHNITGDLWLSYGAGMTFGGEINVTTMEGTKPFQNQLDDLESGFYGFAGLELRTW is encoded by the coding sequence ATGAACGTCCGTCGCCACCTTCTCGCCCTCCCCTTCCTGACCGCCGCCGCTTTCGCCGGCGAATTGGCCCACACGCCCGTCGCCTCGGCCCCTTCCTCCGGCTTCGATCTCAGCAAGCTCATCAATGCCGCCGAGGTGAAGTATGTCGGCAGCTTCGACATGGATTTCGAGAACTCGGTGGGCGCCGTTGACGCCCAGGCCTTCCAGGCATCCGCGTTCCTCTCCCAGCCGATCCATTTCGCCGGTGACTGGCAGTTCATCCCCCAGTTCTCCTATGAGGCGATGCTGCTGAGCACGAGCGGACCGATCCCCTCCATCATCTTGCGCGATGAGGACCTGCACGAGATCGAGTTCTCGCTCTACTTCGTTCACATGAACGACACCTCGCCGTGGATCTACGGCGCGTGGCTCAATCCGTCCCTCGCCTCCGATTTCCAAGGCATCAGCGGCCATGACTTCTTCTTCGATGCCGCCGGCGCCGTCGGCTACAAGGTCAACGACCACCTCGTCATCGGCGGGGGTGCAGGCGCGCTCAATATCAGCGGCGACACCACCTTCTTCGCCGGCCCCGGATTCGCCTGGGAACCGAACGACCGCACCCTCGTCGCGCTCTACGGCCCGAATTTCAAGGCCACCTACGACGTCACCCCGAAGTGGCGCGTCGGCTTCGAGGTCCGCCCCAATGGCGGCATCTGGAACATCGATACCGCCCTCGGCGACGCCAACATCGACTACTCGAACTTCCGCGCCGGCCTCACCAGCTCGCATAACATCACCGGCGACCTTTGGCTCAGCTACGGCGCGGGCATGACCTTCGGCGGCGAGATCAATGTGACCACCATGGAAGGCACCAAGCCCTTCCAGAACCAGCTCGATGACCTCGAAAGCGGCTTCTACGGCTTCGCCGGTCTCGAGCTGAGAACCTGGTAA